In the genome of Cryptomeria japonica chromosome 8, Sugi_1.0, whole genome shotgun sequence, one region contains:
- the LOC131054673 gene encoding phospholipase A2-alpha: protein MTENQRFDSLIILSITTIVAVSLSFNGRIPGAQALNIGPVNITTSLAGGCSSQCESSFCTVAPLLRYGKYCGLAYSGCPGESPCDALDACCKTHDSCVQVQNGDYLSLSCNQALLNCIDSVRASGAPSFAGSNCDMEQVTSLVYDVIELAIVAGRALHQP from the exons ATGACTGAAAATCAGAGATTTGATAGCCTCATTATCCTCAGCATCACCACCATTGTTGCTGTAAGCTTGTCATTTAATGGCAGAATACCAGGAGCCCAAGCTCTGAATATAGGACCTGTGAATATAACTACCTCTCTG GCAGGTGGATGCAGCAGTCAGTGTGAATCCAGTTTTTGCACAG TTGCTCCATTGCTGAGATATGGAAAGTACTGTGGACTGGCCTACAGTGGATGCCCTGGAGAAAGCCCCTGTGATGCCCTGGATGCCTGCTGCAAAACTCATGATTCATGTGTTCAAGTACAAAATG GGGATTATCTAAGCCTGAGTTGCAATCAGGCCTTATTAAACTGTATAGACTCGGTGAGGGCATCTGGAGCACCTTCCTTTGCAGGAAGCAATTGTGATATGGAACAGGTTACTTCGCTTGTGTATGATGTTATAGAATTAGCTATTGTGGCAGGAAGGGCTCTCCACCAGCCCTGA